A single region of the Fenollaria sporofastidiosus genome encodes:
- a CDS encoding ABC transporter permease, whose protein sequence is MFFRMIRGAIFRQKKKMVLIAFVVMLGTCLSTGMLNTMLGIGDKVNRELKAYGANINVVPKESSMLDDIYGIGEDSQKNYLKEDELGLIKTIFWSFNIVDYTPYLNINAKVDGETTRVVGTWFYNHMDLPTGEAIDTGMRKLKTWWNIEGEWIEDKDTDKAMVGTVFALRHNYKLGDKIKVVGSSTTKEFTIAGIFDSGSDEDSHIYLPLKAAQELDGVSNVVSRVEVSALTTPDNDLARKAARNPKSLTIKEWEVWYCTAYVSAICYQIQEVMTDSIAKPIRQVAESEGDILNKTTLLMVLITALSLIGSALAISNLVTASVMERRAEIGLQKAIGANNTRIITRILVENISTGIMGGTVGYFIGLGLTQIIGITVFGSGIPPTPMVIPIVIILILLVIVLGSIPAIRYLLKLNPTEVLHGKG, encoded by the coding sequence ATGTTTTTTAGAATGATTAGGGGTGCAATCTTTAGGCAAAAGAAAAAAATGGTCTTGATTGCATTTGTAGTAATGCTTGGCACTTGTCTTTCAACCGGCATGCTTAACACTATGCTTGGCATTGGTGACAAGGTCAATAGAGAATTGAAAGCTTATGGGGCGAATATAAACGTTGTTCCAAAAGAATCTTCCATGCTTGATGATATTTATGGAATCGGTGAGGATAGTCAGAAAAATTATTTGAAAGAAGATGAACTTGGCTTGATAAAAACCATCTTCTGGTCTTTCAATATCGTTGATTACACACCATATTTAAATATCAATGCAAAAGTCGATGGAGAAACTACGAGAGTTGTTGGTACATGGTTTTATAATCATATGGACCTTCCAACTGGCGAGGCCATTGACACAGGTATGAGAAAATTAAAAACTTGGTGGAATATCGAAGGTGAATGGATTGAAGACAAAGATACAGATAAGGCCATGGTTGGCACTGTATTTGCTCTAAGACACAATTATAAGCTTGGTGATAAAATTAAAGTCGTAGGTTCTTCTACAACAAAAGAATTTACGATTGCAGGCATTTTTGATTCAGGTAGTGATGAAGATTCGCACATTTATCTTCCATTAAAAGCTGCTCAAGAATTAGATGGAGTATCAAATGTAGTTTCTCGTGTTGAAGTTTCTGCACTAACAACTCCTGACAACGACTTAGCAAGAAAAGCTGCAAGAAATCCAAAGTCTCTTACAATCAAGGAGTGGGAGGTTTGGTATTGTACAGCATATGTAAGTGCGATTTGCTATCAAATTCAAGAAGTTATGACTGATTCAATCGCAAAACCTATTAGGCAGGTTGCGGAAAGCGAAGGCGATATTTTAAATAAGACAACTTTATTAATGGTTTTAATCACAGCTCTTAGCTTAATTGGTTCAGCACTTGCGATATCAAACCTAGTAACAGCATCTGTTATGGAAAGACGTGCTGAAATTGGACTTCAAAAAGCAATTGGCGCAAATAACACAAGAATTATTACAAGAATTTTAGTTGAAAATATTAGCACGGGTATTATGGGTGGAACTGTTGGTTACTTCATAGGACTTGGTCTTACTCAAATAATCGGTATAACAGTTTTTGGATCTGGAATTCCTCCAACACCAATGGTAATACCTATCGTAATTATTTTGATTTTGCTTGTAATTGTTTTGGGCTCGATTCCAGCCATTAGATATTTGCTAAAACTTAATCCAACGGAGGTGCTTCATGGAAAAGGCTAA
- a CDS encoding ABC transporter permease, which yields MRLSSKQIAFKNIQNKSARSALLIILTAILTLVLFLSSFLILSLGNGMHSLANRMGADIIVVPEGYDSKIRGAILRGEPNTFFLDKSVVERIRKIDGVKIATPQLFIATLSAGCCSFPIQVIGFDSDTDFVVKPWLETQAKLPLGKGEILVGHNIVGDMHKHVKFFNQEFIIRGRLAKTGMGFDNTVFVNFDEARRLAKEYEKILHLEDKDHENMISCVMIKADKNVDPVEIQNKIRSEFKGEGVYPLLSQSMMNEVSTSTQDMIKYVYILIALVWLLVFLVLTLVYSITIKERKREFATLRILGASKKHLRSIILWEIFTINIAGSACGSVLALVISILFGTWFSRSFKMPFLAPNVLTLATIFIAVFAIGTVMGPISSLGSIRKMNAEELGLLLRQND from the coding sequence ATGAGATTAAGTTCCAAACAAATTGCCTTTAAAAATATTCAAAACAAAAGTGCAAGAAGTGCTTTGCTTATAATTTTAACAGCAATTTTAACACTAGTTTTATTTTTATCTAGTTTTTTGATTTTGTCACTTGGAAATGGCATGCACTCACTGGCTAATCGTATGGGAGCGGATATTATAGTTGTACCTGAAGGTTATGATTCGAAAATTAGAGGCGCAATTCTACGCGGCGAACCAAACACATTCTTTTTAGACAAGTCTGTCGTTGAAAGAATTAGAAAAATCGATGGAGTTAAAATTGCAACACCACAATTATTCATTGCCACTCTTTCTGCTGGTTGCTGCTCATTTCCAATACAAGTTATTGGCTTTGATTCAGACACAGATTTTGTAGTAAAACCTTGGCTAGAGACTCAAGCTAAACTTCCCTTAGGAAAAGGAGAAATTTTGGTTGGACACAATATTGTTGGCGATATGCATAAACACGTTAAATTTTTCAATCAAGAATTTATTATTAGAGGCAGACTTGCAAAAACAGGCATGGGCTTTGACAATACAGTGTTTGTAAATTTTGATGAAGCAAGGCGCCTTGCTAAAGAATACGAAAAAATTCTTCATCTTGAAGACAAGGATCATGAAAATATGATTTCATGCGTAATGATTAAGGCCGATAAAAACGTTGATCCAGTTGAAATTCAAAATAAGATTAGGAGCGAGTTTAAAGGCGAGGGCGTTTATCCTCTTCTATCACAATCAATGATGAACGAAGTCAGCACATCAACACAAGACATGATCAAGTATGTTTATATATTAATTGCTCTAGTATGGCTATTGGTCTTCCTTGTACTAACTCTCGTTTATTCAATTACAATTAAAGAACGTAAGAGAGAATTTGCAACACTAAGAATTTTAGGAGCTAGCAAAAAGCATCTAAGAAGTATTATCTTGTGGGAGATATTTACTATAAATATCGCAGGTTCTGCATGCGGAAGTGTGCTTGCTTTAGTTATTTCAATTTTATTTGGAACTTGGTTTAGTCGAAGTTTCAAAATGCCATTTTTAGCACCAAATGTTTTAACGCTTGCAACAATATTTATTGCTGTTTTTGCAATCGGCACAGTAATGGGACCAATCTCATCACTCGGATCAATTAGAAAGATGAACGCAGAAGAACTTGGACTTTTATTAAGACAAAACGATTAA
- the ppk1 gene encoding polyphosphate kinase 1, translating to MEEFMQNRELSWLKFNQRVLEEASDESVPPLERFKFISIFTSNLDEFFMVRVGSLFDLMKSKKEFIDKKSGMTAKEQLDAIYKTMPYYYEMRDKIYKDVIKELDKYNMHNKNMKSLNDEELSYVKSFYLSKIEPLISAQIVDAAHPLPFLENKKLYIVTEMWDTEGNIAHGLVAISDIFERYLSLPGDEFNYIRVEKVIEHYVPTMFLGYTIKEQSLVAVTRNFDFETNTEIEEEIADYKDFMKKVIKKRTRQEVLRLEISNTKSKSITDFLKAELGITDEMILVTKSPINMKYVYGLEDIIPSSVIKKVSYEDFTPFKKYSLERGSIIKIIEEKDLLLSYPYDDIDTFLDLIKEAAESDKTISIKITIYRLAKHSKLVEYLKKACDNGIEVTALMELKARFDEENNINYSEELFKAGCNIMYGFEEYKTHSKLCLITYKDDRENIKYITQIGTGNYNENTSKIYTDFSLMTSNEEIGLDANDFFKNMSVGKINGKYLHILQAPSTLKVRLLKEMDREIAKGKDGYIRCKMNSLTDYDFIEKFAEASQNFVNVDLIIRGICCIVPNVTGYTDNVHVSSIVGRFLEHSRVYQFGRGSDMRIYISSADLMTRNTEKRVEIACPVYDEETRARLVSYLDTQLKDNIKRRILVNSGDYIKPEVQGEALIAQDYFMHKANEKREKFYEELERAKSDEAPKENFFTKIKKIFTK from the coding sequence ATGGAAGAGTTCATGCAAAACCGCGAGTTGAGCTGGCTAAAATTTAATCAAAGAGTACTTGAAGAGGCGAGCGACGAGAGCGTGCCGCCACTTGAGAGATTCAAGTTCATATCGATATTCACATCGAACCTGGACGAATTTTTCATGGTTAGAGTCGGATCTTTGTTTGATTTGATGAAGTCTAAGAAGGAGTTCATCGACAAAAAATCTGGTATGACAGCTAAGGAGCAGCTTGATGCCATATACAAGACAATGCCCTACTACTACGAGATGAGGGACAAAATCTACAAGGACGTCATCAAAGAGCTAGATAAGTACAATATGCACAATAAAAATATGAAGTCCTTAAACGATGAGGAGCTAAGTTATGTAAAAAGCTTCTACCTTAGTAAGATTGAGCCATTAATTTCCGCGCAAATAGTTGACGCAGCACATCCACTTCCATTCTTAGAGAATAAAAAGTTATATATAGTGACTGAGATGTGGGACACTGAAGGCAATATTGCGCATGGACTTGTAGCCATCTCAGACATATTCGAGCGCTATCTATCGCTGCCAGGCGATGAATTTAACTACATCAGAGTCGAAAAAGTGATTGAGCATTACGTTCCAACCATGTTCCTAGGCTATACAATTAAGGAGCAATCACTTGTTGCGGTCACTAGAAACTTTGATTTCGAAACAAATACTGAGATCGAAGAGGAGATTGCCGACTACAAAGACTTTATGAAAAAGGTCATCAAAAAGAGGACACGTCAAGAGGTTCTTCGCCTTGAAATTTCTAACACAAAGTCAAAGAGCATTACTGATTTTCTTAAGGCCGAGCTTGGTATTACGGATGAGATGATACTTGTGACAAAGAGTCCCATCAATATGAAGTACGTCTATGGTCTTGAGGACATCATTCCGAGCTCCGTCATCAAAAAAGTTTCTTACGAAGACTTTACTCCATTTAAAAAATATTCCTTAGAGCGCGGCTCTATCATTAAAATAATAGAAGAGAAGGATCTTTTACTAAGCTACCCATACGATGATATTGATACCTTTCTTGACTTGATTAAGGAAGCTGCCGAGAGTGACAAGACCATCTCTATAAAGATAACTATATACAGGCTTGCTAAGCACTCGAAGCTTGTCGAATACCTTAAAAAAGCCTGTGACAATGGCATCGAAGTCACTGCACTTATGGAGCTAAAGGCGCGTTTTGACGAAGAGAACAATATTAATTATTCAGAAGAATTATTTAAGGCGGGCTGCAATATAATGTACGGCTTTGAAGAGTACAAGACGCACTCAAAGCTTTGCCTAATCACATACAAGGACGATAGGGAGAATATCAAGTACATCACGCAAATAGGTACCGGCAACTACAATGAAAACACATCGAAGATTTACACTGACTTTTCACTGATGACATCTAATGAAGAGATAGGCCTTGACGCAAATGATTTTTTCAAAAACATGTCAGTCGGCAAAATTAATGGTAAGTACCTTCACATATTACAAGCACCATCGACTCTTAAGGTTAGACTACTTAAGGAGATGGATAGAGAGATAGCTAAAGGTAAAGACGGATACATCAGATGCAAGATGAACTCACTTACAGATTATGATTTTATAGAAAAATTTGCCGAAGCTTCACAAAATTTTGTCAATGTCGACTTGATTATACGCGGTATATGCTGCATAGTACCTAATGTGACTGGCTATACAGACAATGTTCATGTCTCGTCCATAGTCGGACGCTTTTTAGAGCATTCAAGGGTCTACCAATTTGGAAGAGGCAGTGATATGAGGATATATATCTCAAGTGCAGACCTTATGACAAGAAACACAGAAAAAAGAGTCGAGATAGCCTGCCCAGTATACGATGAAGAGACAAGAGCAAGACTTGTAAGCTACTTAGATACACAGCTTAAGGATAATATTAAGAGAAGGATACTTGTTAACTCGGGTGACTACATCAAACCAGAGGTACAAGGCGAAGCGCTTATCGCTCAAGATTATTTCATGCATAAAGCAAATGAAAAGAGAGAAAAGTTTTATGAAGAGCTTGAGAGAGCTAAATCAGATGAAGCGCCTAAAGAAAACTTTTTTACTAAGATTAAAAAGATATTTACAAAGTAA
- a CDS encoding ABC transporter ATP-binding protein, protein MNILELKDISKIYGDLKALDKVNLNVEKGEWVSIMGPSGSGKTTMMNIIGCMDKPSIGEVLLEGIDISKLNQKELTEIRRDKIGLIFQQFHLVNYLTALENVMMAQYYHSMVDKEEALQALESVGLKDRHNHLPNQLSGGEQQRVCIARALINHPSLILADEPTGNLDEKNEMLVLDILERLHNNGSTIVVVTHDQEVGVEAERIVFLEHGRIAREEKQKRQRPILEV, encoded by the coding sequence ATGAACATATTAGAATTAAAAGATATCTCAAAGATATACGGCGATTTAAAAGCGCTCGATAAAGTAAACTTAAACGTAGAAAAAGGCGAATGGGTTTCAATCATGGGTCCATCAGGTAGTGGTAAAACGACAATGATGAACATCATCGGTTGCATGGACAAGCCTTCTATAGGCGAAGTTTTACTTGAAGGAATTGATATTTCTAAATTGAATCAAAAGGAATTAACAGAAATTAGAAGAGATAAGATTGGTCTTATTTTTCAACAGTTCCACTTGGTAAACTATTTAACTGCTTTAGAAAACGTTATGATGGCGCAATACTATCACTCAATGGTAGACAAGGAAGAAGCCTTGCAAGCACTTGAAAGCGTTGGATTAAAAGATAGGCACAACCATTTACCAAATCAGCTTTCAGGTGGAGAGCAACAACGTGTTTGTATTGCACGCGCTCTTATCAACCACCCTTCACTCATCTTAGCAGACGAGCCAACGGGAAATCTTGATGAAAAGAATGAAATGCTAGTATTGGATATTTTAGAGAGACTCCATAACAATGGATCTACAATTGTAGTTGTTACTCACGACCAAGAGGTTGGTGTGGAAGCAGAAAGAATTGTCTTCCTTGAGCACGGAAGAATTGCTAGAGAAGAAAAACAAAAAAGACAAAGACCAATTCTGGAGGTTTAA
- a CDS encoding YitT family protein — protein MALFKKEKFTKEKITKLIKEYILILFGSFIVAAGMFFFFNPAHLSVGGANGLAVVLNHYLEIGVGNWMYVINIGLFILAFLTIGSQFGVKTIIASLLTSGFFDLLEKLMPHFQPLTGDTFVELFFGVFVTAVGMAIVFNQGASTGGTDIIAKILNKFIGMDLGKGVLVSDVLITLLASNAFGARIGIYSLFGVIVNGFLIDFVIEGMNMNKEVKIIAEDTKPIEEFIIKELDRGATIYKAYGMYTKEPKDIIMILLDRKDFLRLKNFLKDLDQKTFISVSNASEVLGYGFKNLKD, from the coding sequence TTGGCACTATTCAAAAAGGAAAAATTTACAAAAGAGAAAATTACAAAATTAATTAAAGAGTACATATTGATATTGTTTGGTAGCTTCATAGTAGCGGCAGGGATGTTTTTCTTCTTCAATCCAGCGCACCTTTCAGTAGGCGGAGCAAACGGTCTTGCTGTCGTACTTAATCACTACCTTGAGATTGGCGTTGGTAACTGGATGTATGTTATCAATATCGGTCTATTCATACTAGCCTTCTTAACTATAGGTTCGCAGTTCGGCGTTAAAACTATCATTGCGTCACTACTTACATCAGGCTTCTTTGACTTACTAGAAAAACTTATGCCGCACTTCCAACCATTGACAGGGGATACCTTCGTAGAGTTATTTTTCGGTGTCTTCGTTACAGCGGTTGGTATGGCGATAGTATTCAATCAAGGTGCATCGACTGGTGGTACAGACATCATTGCAAAGATACTTAACAAGTTTATCGGCATGGACCTTGGCAAAGGCGTTTTAGTATCTGACGTATTGATTACATTACTAGCAAGTAATGCCTTCGGCGCGAGGATTGGTATCTATTCACTATTTGGTGTTATCGTTAATGGCTTCTTAATCGACTTTGTCATCGAAGGTATGAACATGAACAAAGAGGTCAAAATTATTGCTGAAGACACTAAGCCTATCGAGGAGTTCATCATCAAAGAGCTAGATAGAGGCGCAACCATATACAAGGCTTACGGCATGTATACAAAGGAACCAAAGGACATCATCATGATTTTGCTTGACAGAAAAGACTTCTTAAGACTTAAGAACTTCTTAAAAGACCTCGATCAAAAGACTTTCATTTCAGTTTCGAACGCATCAGAAGTCTTAGGTTATGGATTTAAAAATTTAAAAGACTGA
- a CDS encoding DUF4418 family protein, protein MNKNKIIGILFIILGVLVFLTPGTLAPVCPAMADGKFMKCHWMGQAIKGIGGVMTVLGLIYTLICSKKQMFFTLAISNVVIGIYAILLPAKLIGGCMNAEMACRAKTMPMIYILVGLYIVISVVAAILNRSCNESNQCK, encoded by the coding sequence ATGAACAAAAATAAAATTATTGGAATTCTATTTATAATATTAGGTGTTTTAGTTTTCTTAACACCAGGAACACTTGCTCCAGTATGTCCTGCAATGGCAGATGGAAAGTTTATGAAGTGCCACTGGATGGGACAAGCAATTAAAGGTATTGGTGGTGTTATGACTGTTCTAGGTCTTATTTATACACTTATTTGCTCTAAGAAACAAATGTTCTTTACACTAGCTATCTCCAATGTAGTAATCGGAATTTATGCAATTTTATTGCCTGCAAAATTAATTGGTGGCTGTATGAATGCTGAAATGGCTTGTAGAGCAAAAACTATGCCTATGATTTATATTTTAGTCGGACTTTATATTGTTATTAGCGTTGTTGCTGCAATTTTAAATAGGTCTTGCAATGAATCTAATCAATGTAAATAA
- a CDS encoding Ppx/GppA phosphatase family protein, producing MKYALIDIGSNSIRLNVYNKDDIQKEVFSKKYMAGLASFVEDGKLSNKGIKKLIKVLSAQKMLLDYLPVDEIYAFASASLRNVDNGKDIVKKVKKELDLNIDLISADEEAFYGAEGMKMVYDFDDYYTIDIGGGSTELCYLKNKEIKDMAFLRAGSLSLFRDYVENTIPSVREYDEMINAIDKMLAENVFTYKCTKLVASGGTARALGNIFEEFYDGDDKEYTIDDVKNYIYEMIDGNKKIIRTTVMVVPERLHSIVPGAIMLYRLLKHLGIEKVNVSKLGVREGYLKDKIIKE from the coding sequence ATGAAATACGCACTAATTGATATTGGAAGTAACTCAATACGCCTAAACGTTTATAACAAGGACGATATTCAAAAGGAAGTCTTCTCAAAGAAGTACATGGCAGGTCTTGCAAGCTTTGTTGAAGATGGAAAACTTAGCAACAAGGGCATAAAAAAATTGATCAAAGTGCTTTCAGCGCAAAAGATGTTGCTTGATTATTTGCCAGTTGATGAAATTTACGCCTTTGCCTCGGCTTCTTTAAGAAATGTCGATAATGGCAAGGACATTGTGAAAAAAGTTAAGAAGGAGCTTGATCTAAACATCGATTTAATATCGGCAGACGAAGAGGCTTTCTATGGAGCTGAAGGCATGAAGATGGTATACGACTTTGATGATTACTACACCATAGACATAGGAGGCGGCTCGACAGAGCTTTGCTATCTAAAGAATAAAGAGATTAAAGACATGGCATTTTTAAGGGCAGGATCCTTATCATTGTTCCGTGACTACGTTGAAAACACTATACCGAGCGTTAGAGAGTACGATGAGATGATAAACGCCATCGACAAGATGCTGGCTGAAAATGTTTTCACATACAAATGCACAAAGCTTGTGGCTTCAGGCGGAACAGCGAGGGCTCTAGGCAATATCTTCGAAGAGTTTTATGACGGTGATGACAAAGAATACACTATTGACGATGTAAAAAATTATATCTATGAAATGATTGATGGGAATAAAAAGATTATTCGTACAACTGTTATGGTTGTGCCTGAAAGACTTCACAGCATAGTGCCAGGAGCTATCATGCTATATAGACTCTTAAAGCACCTTGGCATAGAAAAGGTCAATGTCTCAAAGCTTGGTGTGCGCGAGGGATATTTAAAGGATAAGATAATTAAGGAGTGA
- a CDS encoding ABC transporter ATP-binding protein produces MNLINVNNLSKSFRRGERDFFAIDNVSFDVSEKDFINIIGKSGSGKSTLLTLLSAIIEPTSGEIFVEGKNLSNMDDEEKSGYRNEFIGYVPQSLGTLPTLNVLDNVRLTYFFKKREGDGIERARMLLDMLGILNLENDFCKNLSGGELKRVLIARALMNEPKILIADEPTSDLDSKTTVEIMDMLKEINEKGTTIIIVTHDNDLLKYGSRLLEMTDGKLNEVVK; encoded by the coding sequence ATGAATCTAATCAATGTAAATAATCTATCCAAATCATTTAGACGTGGGGAGAGAGATTTTTTCGCAATCGATAACGTAAGTTTTGATGTTAGCGAAAAAGATTTTATAAATATCATTGGTAAAAGTGGGAGTGGTAAATCAACACTCCTTACTCTTTTATCTGCGATCATTGAGCCCACATCAGGAGAAATCTTTGTAGAAGGAAAAAATCTTTCTAATATGGACGATGAAGAAAAAAGTGGATACAGGAATGAATTTATTGGTTATGTTCCTCAATCACTTGGAACTTTACCGACCTTGAATGTCCTTGACAATGTAAGACTTACTTACTTTTTTAAAAAACGTGAGGGAGATGGAATCGAAAGAGCTAGGATGCTCCTAGATATGCTCGGTATATTGAACTTGGAAAATGATTTTTGTAAAAATTTGTCAGGCGGCGAATTAAAAAGAGTTTTAATTGCAAGAGCCCTAATGAACGAACCGAAAATTTTAATTGCAGATGAGCCAACTTCAGATTTGGATTCAAAAACTACAGTTGAAATTATGGACATGCTAAAAGAAATTAATGAAAAAGGGACAACTATCATTATAGTAACTCACGACAATGATTTATTAAAATATGGATCGCGACTTCTTGAAATGACAGACGGTAAATTAAATGAGGTGGTCAAATGA
- a CDS encoding ABC transporter permease produces the protein MEKAKRKNIQFFWKMVESSIARRKARMLTALLAIAMGATILSGLVTIYYDIPRQLGKEFRSYGANMIVIPKSQDDKIGDNHIEEIKKLAGDKLVGIAPYIYQNAKINEQPFVIAATNFDGLKKNSPFWLVDGEWPSEKRTVMIGHEISKKLGLKIGDPFVLSTPKENSQEMRDSDFKVASIVTTGGKEEDLIFMSIEDIRSIMGDLNINIIECSIDANSEELQVIADNINKIDATVSARLVKRVTESQGVVLEKLQALVWIVTIIVLFITMICVSTTMMAVVAERRKEIGLKKALGAHNKSIIYDFLGEGFLLGLMGGALGSLLGYLFASEVSRRVFARSVNFLWALVPITIITSIVITIVACIIPVKTATAVDPALVLRGE, from the coding sequence ATGGAAAAGGCTAAAAGAAAAAATATACAATTCTTTTGGAAGATGGTTGAATCATCGATAGCAAGAAGAAAAGCTCGTATGCTTACAGCCCTTCTTGCAATTGCCATGGGTGCAACGATTCTATCGGGTCTTGTTACAATCTACTATGACATTCCAAGACAATTGGGCAAGGAATTTAGAAGTTACGGGGCAAATATGATTGTTATTCCAAAGTCTCAAGACGATAAGATTGGCGATAATCATATTGAAGAAATTAAAAAACTTGCAGGAGATAAACTAGTGGGAATTGCTCCTTACATTTATCAGAATGCAAAAATTAATGAGCAGCCTTTTGTAATAGCGGCTACAAATTTTGATGGCTTAAAAAAGAACAGCCCCTTCTGGCTAGTCGATGGTGAATGGCCAAGCGAAAAAAGGACTGTTATGATTGGTCACGAAATTTCAAAAAAACTTGGCTTAAAAATCGGTGATCCTTTCGTACTGAGCACTCCAAAAGAAAATTCGCAAGAAATGAGAGACAGCGACTTCAAGGTAGCTTCGATTGTAACGACTGGTGGTAAAGAAGAAGATTTGATATTTATGTCTATTGAAGATATTAGATCTATCATGGGCGATTTGAATATCAATATCATTGAATGTTCAATCGATGCAAACAGTGAAGAGCTACAAGTAATTGCAGATAATATAAATAAAATTGATGCTACTGTCAGCGCAAGACTTGTTAAAAGAGTTACAGAATCACAAGGCGTGGTACTTGAAAAGCTTCAAGCTCTTGTGTGGATAGTTACAATTATTGTTTTATTTATTACGATGATTTGCGTTAGCACAACCATGATGGCTGTTGTTGCAGAGAGAAGAAAAGAGATTGGCCTTAAAAAAGCCTTGGGTGCACACAATAAATCAATCATTTATGATTTCTTGGGCGAAGGATTTTTACTTGGACTAATGGGCGGAGCTCTTGGTTCTTTACTTGGATATTTATTTGCAAGTGAAGTTTCAAGACGAGTTTTCGCAAGAAGTGTAAATTTCTTATGGGCCCTAGTTCCAATTACAATCATTACATCAATAGTAATTACGATTGTAGCTTGCATTATACCAGTTAAAACTGCGACTGCAGTTGATCCAGCACTTGTATTGAGGGGGGAATAA
- a CDS encoding FMN-binding protein, which yields MKKILLLLLAVSLLLTACAKKTDDACTDASCADAYKDGTYHGESQVDEWGGKVTTDITIKDGKIVDASLQNLLADGSEKDENYGKAKEGATNPGLYKIAQEAVKNSKEYPKLLIEKGKIEDVEAIAGATVTFKSFKEAVIDALKDAK from the coding sequence ATGAAAAAGATTTTATTATTATTGTTGGCTGTAAGCTTACTATTGACAGCTTGCGCCAAGAAGACTGACGATGCTTGCACAGATGCTTCATGCGCTGATGCATACAAAGACGGCACTTACCACGGTGAAAGCCAAGTTGATGAATGGGGCGGTAAGGTAACAACAGATATCACTATCAAGGACGGAAAAATTGTTGACGCAAGTTTACAAAACTTACTTGCTGACGGAAGTGAAAAAGACGAAAATTATGGAAAGGCCAAAGAAGGCGCTACTAATCCAGGTCTTTATAAGATTGCTCAAGAAGCAGTTAAAAATTCTAAAGAGTATCCAAAGCTTTTAATTGAAAAAGGTAAGATCGAAGATGTAGAGGCTATCGCTGGTGCAACTGTTACATTCAAATCTTTCAAAGAAGCTGTAATTGATGCATTAAAGGATGCAAAATAA